AGCAGATCGACAACGAGTCCGAGGTCGGCATCTTCGCCCCCGAGTACCGCCAGAAACTCGTCGACCTCGCCCGCGGCGCCCGCAAGGGCAGCCTCGACGACTTCCTCGCCGACCTCAGCCGGCGCTGGACGGACTCCCGGAAGAACCTGGGTTCCTGATGACGGACACCACACAGAAGGCGGCCGTGGAGGTGATCCCGGCCGCCCCCGTCCCGGCACCGCCCTCGCGCCGCACCCGCGTCTGGCGGGGCGTCACGCCCTGGCTGTTCCTGATCGCCCCGCTCGCCCTGCTGGTCACCTTCACCTACGCGCCGCTCCTCAACATGGTCGCGTACAGCTTCACCGACTGGGACGGTGTGAGCCCCGTCCTGCACTACACGGGCGCCGAGAACTACCAGGAGGTCTTCACCCGCCCCGACCTCTTCGAGGTGTTCTGGGTCAGCGGCTACTACCTCGCCGCCTCCGTGGTCCAGATCGTCCTCGCGCTCTACTTCGCGACGGTCCTGAGCTTCAACGTCCGCTTCCGGAACTTCTTCAAGGGCGTGCTCTTCTTCCCGTACCTGATCAACGGGGTCGCGATCGGCTTCGTGTTCCTCTACTTCTTCCAGGACGGCGGCACCCTCGACTCGGTGCTGAGCCTGATCGGAGTGAAGACCGACCACGCCTGGCTGGGCACCCCGGGCTCCGCGAACACCTCGCTGGCCGCCGTCTCCGTCTGGCGCTACCTCGGCCTGAACTTCGTCCTGTTCCTGGGCGCGATCCAGTCCGTCCCGGGGGAGCTGTACGAGGCGGCCGAGCTGGACGGCGCGAACCGCTGGCACCAGTTCCGCCACATCATCGCGCCGGGCATCAAGCCGGTCCTGACGCTGACGGTGATCCTCTCGATCTCCGGCTCGCTCTCGGTCTTCGAGATCCCGTACATCATGACCGGCGGCGCAACCGGTACCGAGACCTTCGTGATCCAGACGGTCAACCTGGCGTTCCGCTTCAAC
This is a stretch of genomic DNA from Streptomyces sp. NBC_00285. It encodes these proteins:
- a CDS encoding carbohydrate ABC transporter permease gives rise to the protein MTDTTQKAAVEVIPAAPVPAPPSRRTRVWRGVTPWLFLIAPLALLVTFTYAPLLNMVAYSFTDWDGVSPVLHYTGAENYQEVFTRPDLFEVFWVSGYYLAASVVQIVLALYFATVLSFNVRFRNFFKGVLFFPYLINGVAIGFVFLYFFQDGGTLDSVLSLIGVKTDHAWLGTPGSANTSLAAVSVWRYLGLNFVLFLGAIQSVPGELYEAAELDGANRWHQFRHIIAPGIKPVLTLTVILSISGSLSVFEIPYIMTGGATGTETFVIQTVNLAFRFNKTGLASAAAIVLLLIILLVTWVQRRLVPDDKVDLV